The following coding sequences are from one Holophagales bacterium window:
- a CDS encoding hydrogenase maturation protease, with amino-acid sequence MARIVIGVGNDLRGDDAAGWETVRRLAPSPSLVLHEHGGDAPGLIGLWGPDDDVVVVDAVVSSDPSGTIVETDAVAASLPAHLNWATTHGAGVAEGIELARALGLLPRSLVVVGISARQFELGAPMSAEVERAVQDVVRKLSE; translated from the coding sequence ATGGCGCGCATCGTCATCGGCGTCGGGAACGACCTTCGCGGGGACGACGCGGCTGGCTGGGAAACGGTCCGCCGCCTCGCCCCCTCTCCTTCCCTCGTCCTTCACGAGCACGGAGGCGACGCTCCCGGCCTGATCGGGCTCTGGGGTCCCGACGACGACGTCGTGGTCGTCGACGCCGTCGTCTCGAGCGACCCGTCAGGCACGATCGTCGAAACCGACGCCGTCGCCGCGTCGCTCCCCGCCCACCTGAACTGGGCGACGACGCACGGCGCGGGAGTGGCCGAGGGGATCGAGCTCGCGCGGGCGCTCGGCCTGCTTCCCCGGAGCCTCGTCGTCGTGGGGATCTCGGCCAGGCAGTTCGAGCTCGGGGCGCCGATGTCCGCGGAAGTCGAGCGGGCCGTCCAGGACGTCGTCCGCAAGCTCTCGGAGTGA
- a CDS encoding alpha-amylase → MRSLRLLLALPMALAALTCGHRSTAERDTVPVPARSQATAWNHAWAHGAVFYEVFVRSFQDSDGDGKGDINGLISRLDFLNDGKPETTTDLGVDALWLMPVFESPSYHGYDTTDYGRINPDYGTNADFLRLLDEAHRRGIRVIVDFVVNHSGSGHPWFVSAASSPESPTRDFYVWSPTDPGWKQPWGGNTGTWHRSGDAYYYGVFWGGMPDLNWRSPALREEVKKLASLWLERGVDGFRLDATRYLVETGGGPGQADTPETHAALKELSAHVRRVKPGALLVGENWADTKVIASYYGAPSVPGGDELPASFNFPLSDRILRAVAEGNSTLIAGKLDEVQKVYPKGVLDAPFLTNHDQVRLATQLGRNPGRLRNAAAILLTLPGAPFLYYGEEVGIENGPTGGDESKRTPMPWDATPGGGFTTGAPWFGFAPGREAANVASQSGDPASLFSHYRNLIRARKAAPALAKGELVLLSPVTGASSALAFLRQSPEETVLVVHNLSDGFVSAGPYAVEGTSFERVFADGAAGDPSGGPGAVRVNLLARGTGIWRVR, encoded by the coding sequence ATGCGTTCTCTTCGACTCCTGCTCGCTCTCCCGATGGCCCTGGCGGCGCTCACCTGCGGGCACCGGTCGACGGCCGAGCGCGACACCGTACCGGTTCCGGCACGGTCCCAGGCAACCGCGTGGAACCACGCCTGGGCGCACGGCGCCGTGTTCTACGAGGTCTTCGTCAGGAGCTTCCAGGACTCGGACGGGGACGGAAAAGGCGACATCAACGGACTGATCTCCCGCCTCGATTTCCTCAACGACGGCAAGCCGGAGACGACGACGGACCTGGGCGTCGACGCCCTCTGGCTCATGCCGGTCTTCGAGTCCCCCAGCTATCACGGCTACGACACCACCGACTACGGAAGAATCAACCCGGACTATGGCACGAACGCCGACTTCCTGAGGCTCCTCGACGAGGCGCACCGGCGAGGGATCCGGGTCATCGTCGACTTCGTCGTCAACCACAGCGGTTCCGGGCACCCGTGGTTCGTCTCCGCCGCCTCGTCGCCGGAGTCGCCCACTCGGGACTTCTACGTCTGGAGCCCGACGGACCCGGGCTGGAAGCAGCCGTGGGGCGGCAACACCGGGACCTGGCATCGCAGCGGTGACGCGTACTACTACGGGGTCTTCTGGGGTGGCATGCCCGACCTCAACTGGCGCTCTCCGGCGCTTCGCGAGGAGGTGAAGAAGCTCGCCTCCCTCTGGCTCGAGCGGGGCGTCGACGGCTTCCGCCTCGACGCGACGCGGTATCTCGTCGAGACCGGCGGCGGTCCGGGGCAGGCCGACACGCCCGAGACGCACGCGGCACTGAAGGAGCTCTCCGCGCACGTGCGGCGGGTCAAGCCCGGGGCGCTCCTCGTCGGCGAGAACTGGGCCGACACGAAGGTCATCGCGAGCTACTACGGCGCTCCTTCCGTTCCCGGCGGGGACGAGCTGCCGGCGAGCTTCAACTTCCCGCTGTCCGACCGGATCCTGCGCGCCGTGGCGGAGGGCAACTCCACGCTGATCGCCGGCAAGCTCGACGAGGTTCAGAAGGTCTATCCGAAGGGCGTCCTCGACGCGCCCTTCCTGACGAACCACGACCAGGTCCGCCTCGCCACGCAGCTCGGGAGAAACCCGGGCCGTCTCCGCAACGCGGCGGCGATCCTCCTGACGCTCCCGGGCGCGCCGTTCCTCTACTACGGCGAGGAGGTCGGGATCGAGAACGGCCCGACCGGCGGCGACGAGTCGAAGCGGACGCCGATGCCGTGGGACGCGACCCCCGGCGGGGGATTCACGACGGGGGCGCCGTGGTTCGGATTCGCTCCCGGCCGCGAGGCGGCGAACGTCGCGTCGCAGTCCGGCGATCCGGCCTCGCTCTTCTCTCACTACCGGAACCTGATCCGGGCGCGGAAGGCGGCCCCGGCGCTCGCGAAGGGAGAGCTCGTCCTGCTCTCCCCGGTGACGGGTGCGTCGTCCGCCCTGGCCTTCCTCCGCCAGAGCCCAGAGGAGACCGTCCTCGTCGTTCACAACCTCTCGGACGGATTCGTCTCGGCGGGGCCGTACGCGGTGGAGGGGACCTCGTTCGAGAGGGTCTTCGCGGACGGTGCCGCCGGTGATCCGAGCGGAGGTCCGGGGGCTGTCAGGGTGAATCTCCTCGCTCGCGGGACGGGAATCTGGCGGGTGCGATGA